The genomic stretch GGCGGGTCGCCTTCCTGCCCCGGCACGGCCGCGACCACCGGCTTCCGCCGCACAAGATCAACTACCGGGCCAACCTGTGGGCGCTGCGGACGGTCGGCGTCCGGCAGGTCCTGGGCCCGTCCGCGGTGGGCGGGCTGCGGCCCGAGCTCGGCCCGGGCACGCTGGTGGTCCCGGACCAGTTCGTGGACCGGACGGCTGGTCGGGAGCAGACCTTCTACGACGAGGGCGCGGTGCACGTCTCGGTCGCCGACCCGTACTGCGTGAACGGCCGCGCGGTCGCGCTCGCCGCGGCCCGGCAGGCCGGCTGGCTGCCGGTCGACGGCGGCACCCTCGTCGTCGTCCAGGGGCCCCGGTTCTCCACCCGGGCCGAGTCGTGGTGGTTCAGCGGCAATGGTTGGTCGGTCGTCGGCATGACCGGCCACCCCGAGGCGACCCTCGCCCGCGAGCTGGCGCTGTGCTACACCTCGATCGCCGTCGTCACGGACCTCGACGCCGGGGTCGAGCAGGGGCAAGGGGTCAGCCACACCGAGGTGCTGGAGGCGTTCGCCCGCAACGTGGAGCGGGTGCGCGACCTGCTGCTGGCCATGGTCCCGGCGCTTCCCGTGCAGCGCGACTGCGCCTGCGCCACCGCCCTCGACGGCATCCGGCTGCCCTTCGAGCTGCCATGAGCCCCGGCGGCCGGCGCACGGTGGCCGCGTCGCTGCGCCGGGCTGTGGCCCGGCACCGAAGGCTGCTCGCGGCCGGGCTGGCCGCCGGGTCGGTGGCCGCCGCGCTGTCGGTGCTGGCACCCGCCCCGGCCCCGACCGCCGACGTCGTCGTGGCGGCCCGCGATCTCGGCCCGGGGGCGGCGCTGACTACCGAGGATCTGCTGGTGCAGGCCCTTCCGGAGGCGGCCGAGCCGGCTGCGCTCGTCGGCGCCGCAGCGGCCGGCGCGGTGCGCAGGGGCGAGCCGCTCACCGACGTCCGGCTGGTCGGGGCGGGGCTGCTCGGCGATGCTGCCGGCCTGGTCGCCGCGCCGGTACGGCTGGCCGACGACGGCGTCTCGGCACTGCTCCGCGCGGGGGACGTCGTCGACGTGCTCGCGGCGAGCGCCCCGGATCCGGTCGGTCAGGCCATGACCGAACCGACCGGCCCAGCGCCCGTGCGACCGGTGCTGTCCCGGGTCGTGGCCGCGGCCGCCCGGGTGCTCGCGGTCCCGTCCACGCGGGGCGTCGGCGAGGGCACCCTCGTGCTGCTCGCGGTAGCCCCGCGGGCGGCCAACGACCTCGCAGCAGCCGCCGTCAGCGCCCGGCTGTCCGTCGTGCTCATCCCCCGGCGGTGACCACGCCGATGCACTAGCGTCGATGACCGAAGGGCGGCCGCCGCCCAAGGAGGTTCAGATGATCAAGGGGTTTCGCGAGTTCATCATGCGCGGCAACGTCATCGACCTCGCCGTCGCCTTCGTCATCGGCGTTGCGTTCGCTGCCGTCGTCAAGGCGCTGCTCGACGGTCTGATCAACCCGCTCGTCGCGGCCATCTTCGGCAAGCCGAACCTGGACTCGGTGGGCACGTTCACGATCAACGGCGCCGACTTCAGCATCGGGCTGGTCCTGACCGCACTGATCAACTTCTTGATCATCGCGGTCGTGATCTACTTCATCGTCGTGGTCCCGATGAACGCGTTGGCGGCACGCCGGGCGGCGAAGGAGGAGCCGACCCCGGACGTCAAGTCCGAGGTCGACCTGCTGCAGGAGATCGCCGACGAGCTGCGCGCCCAGCGTGGCAGCAGCGGCCCGACCGGCTGAACCCCCTGATAGCCGGACGGTCAGTCGCCGTGGTGGGGCGGGCGCTCACGCAGGTATCGCTCGACGTCGTCGTCGTCCCGCGGGGGCTCCTCGCCCCAGGCGGCGTCGGTGTCGTCGCTGGTCTGCTCGGGCAGTGCCTCGCTCACGCCTTCGAGGGTAGCCGCGGGATCGCACCGTGAGCACCTCGCGGGTGCTGCTGTTCGGGGCCACCGGCTACACCGGCCGGCTGACCGCCGAGGCGATGCTGCGCCGGGGCATGGCGCCGCTGCTCGTGGGCCGCTCGCCGCAGCGGCTGGCCGAGGTAGCCACCGCGCTGGGGGGGCACCCGCCCACCGCGGTGGCCGACGCCGACGACCCGGCCGCGCTGGCCGGCCTGCTGCGTGAGGGCGACGTCCTGGTGACCACCGTGGGGCCGTTCTCCCAGCACGGCCGGACCGCGGCGACGGCCGCGCTCGAGGCCGGGGCCACCTACCTCGACTCCACCGGGGAGGCCGGCTTCCTGCGCTGGCTGTTCGAGGAGCTGGGGCCGCGGGCCGAGCGCGCCGAGGTGGCCATGGTCCCCGCGTTCGGGTACGACTACGTGCCGGGGAACCTGGCGGCGGCGCTGGCCCTGCGCGAAGCCGGGGACGCCGCCGTCCGGGTCGACGTGGGCTACTTCGTGACCGGCGGACGGGCCGCCCTCAGCGGCGGGACGCTCGCGTCGGCGGTCGGCATCAGCAGCGACGCGTCGTTCGGCTGGCGGTCCGGGCGGCTGGTCACCGAGCGGACCGCGACGCGGGTGCGCTCCTTCGCCATCCCCGGCGGGCAGCGCCGGGCGGTCTCCATCGGCGGCACCGAGCAGCTGGCGCTCCCCCGGTGGGCCCCTCGGCTGCGGGAGGTGAACGTCTACCTGGGCTGGATGGGCCCGCTGGCCCGCCCGGCGCAGGTGCTCTCGCTGGTCACGTCCGGCGTCGTCCGGATCCCCGGGGCACCGGCGGCGTTGAGCTGGGTCGGGCGGCGGCTGGCTCCCGGGTCGACGGGGGGTCCGGACGCCGGAGCGCGGGCCAAGACCCGCTCCCACGTCGTGGCCGAGGCGTTCGACCGCGGTGGGCAGCGGCTGGCCAGGGTGGACCTGGACGGCCCGGACCCGTACGGCCTGACCGCGGAGCTGCTGGCATGGGGCGCCCAACAGGCCGCGGCCGGCCGCGTCATCCGAACCGGGTTGGTCGGGCCGGTCGAGGCGTTCGGCCTCGACGGGCTGGCGGCCGGGGCCGCCGAGGTGGGCCTCAGGCCCGAAGCAGCTCCAGCCGCTCCTTGAGCAGCGCCTCGAGCTCGTCGACCGAGCGGCGCTCGAGCAGCATGTCCCAGTGAGTCTTGCCGCTGGCGCTGGTCCGCGGGGAGTTCAGCGCGACCCCGTCCGCGGTGCCGCCGAGGCGCCGAGCGGCGGTCTCGTCGCGGTGAGCGGTACGGCCGCACTTGGGGCAGTCCCAGGTCTCGGGAATCTCCTCGGCCTCTGCGGAGAACTGCAGGGTGACCACGTGCCCGACCGGGCAGTGGTACGACTCGGGCGTCATCGGCACCGGGACGACGTGCTCGTCGGTCTCGTAGCTGTGAGACGTGAGTCCGAATCCGCGCAGCGCGGTCATGGCGAGGTTCCTCCGAAGACTTGCAGGGGGTGCGCGCAACGCGCGCCGTGCTGACATGGCCCGGGTAGCGACAGGTAGGACGCGTAGGACCGGCGAAACGTTCCCGCTCGCCCGTGTGACCTCGACCACCCGGCTGACCGACCTGTTGCGCCGGTCGAGCGACCGAAGGACCAAGGGAGTGTGCCCCGATCGGTAGGGTCCGAAACCCAGTCTAGCGCCCCGGCGGGACCACCTCGGACGCTCGTATGCTGCTGCGCCATGGGCCCGTCCGAGCATGATCCACTGGGCCTGCGCGCCGACGCGCCCGTGCTGGACGCCTACCTGTCCTTCCTGGAGTCCGAGCCGCTCCCGTTCACCATTCCGGGGCACAAGCAGCGCACCAATCTGGTCGGCACCGTCGTGCGGGGCGACGTGCCCCTGTTCGGCGGGGTGGACACCACGCGGCTGGCTGCCGGGGTGCTGGCCGAGGGTGAGCGCCGGGCGGCCCGACTGTGGGGTGCGGACGTGTGCCGCTTCTCGGTCGGCGGCTCCACGCACGGCAACCAGGCGCTGGCGCTCGCGGTCGGCCGGCCCGGTGGGCGGGTGGTCGTCTCCCGGACGCTGCACCGCTCGCTGCTGCTCGGCCTGGTGCTCGCCGGGCTGGAGCCGGTGTGGGTGCGGCCCTGGCTGGACCCGGTGAGCGGGCTGCCCGGTGAGGTGCCGGTGGACGCCGTCCGTTCGGCCCTCGAACGGCACCCAGACGCCCAGGCGGTGTTCCTGGGCGACCCGTCGTACGTCGGCGGCGTCGGCGACCTGCGCGGCCACGCCGAGGTGGCCCACGACCACGGCGTCCCGCTCATCGTGGACGCCGCCTGGGGGGCGCACTTCGGCTTCCACCCGGCGCTGCCCGCGCATGCGCTGGCCCAAGGCGCGGACGCCCTGGTGACGAGCGCGCACAAGACCCTCCCGGCGTACACCCAGGGCGCCCTCGTGCTGGCCCGGATGGACCGGATCGAACCGGCCCGGCTGGACCGGGCCTTCGAGGCCACCCACACCACCAGCCCGGCCGGCGCCGTGCTGGCCAGCATCGACGCCGCCAGGGCGCTGCTCGCCCGCGACGGGCTCGCCCTGCTGGACCTCCTGGTCCGGCGGGTGGCGCAGGCTCGGCGGCAGCTCACCGCCGCCATCCCCGGGCTGGTCGTGCTCGACGGGCCGTGGGTAGACCCGACCCGGCTGGTGCTGCTGCTGTCTGGCACCGGGGCGAGCGGCTACGCGGTCGAGGAGCAGCTGCTCGGCCGGCGGATGCCGCTGGAGTTGGCCGACCGGGACACCGTGGTGGCGATGGTCACCCTGGCGGACGACGAGCAGACCATCGGCACCCTCGTCGACGCGCTGATGGCCGCCGTCCGCGGCTGCGCCGGTCCGCCGCGTGAGGTCCGGCCCTCGC from Actinomycetes bacterium encodes the following:
- a CDS encoding S-methyl-5'-thioadenosine phosphorylase yields the protein MSDQATGYDGPTAEIGVIGGSGLYALLDRLDEVSVDTPYGPPSDRLMIGEVGDRRVAFLPRHGRDHRLPPHKINYRANLWALRTVGVRQVLGPSAVGGLRPELGPGTLVVPDQFVDRTAGREQTFYDEGAVHVSVADPYCVNGRAVALAAARQAGWLPVDGGTLVVVQGPRFSTRAESWWFSGNGWSVVGMTGHPEATLARELALCYTSIAVVTDLDAGVEQGQGVSHTEVLEAFARNVERVRDLLLAMVPALPVQRDCACATALDGIRLPFELP
- a CDS encoding SAF domain-containing protein, whose protein sequence is MSPGGRRTVAASLRRAVARHRRLLAAGLAAGSVAAALSVLAPAPAPTADVVVAARDLGPGAALTTEDLLVQALPEAAEPAALVGAAAAGAVRRGEPLTDVRLVGAGLLGDAAGLVAAPVRLADDGVSALLRAGDVVDVLAASAPDPVGQAMTEPTGPAPVRPVLSRVVAAAARVLAVPSTRGVGEGTLVLLAVAPRAANDLAAAAVSARLSVVLIPRR
- the mscL gene encoding large conductance mechanosensitive channel protein MscL; protein product: MIKGFREFIMRGNVIDLAVAFVIGVAFAAVVKALLDGLINPLVAAIFGKPNLDSVGTFTINGADFSIGLVLTALINFLIIAVVIYFIVVVPMNALAARRAAKEEPTPDVKSEVDLLQEIADELRAQRGSSGPTG
- a CDS encoding saccharopine dehydrogenase NADP-binding domain-containing protein, with the protein product MSTSRVLLFGATGYTGRLTAEAMLRRGMAPLLVGRSPQRLAEVATALGGHPPTAVADADDPAALAGLLREGDVLVTTVGPFSQHGRTAATAALEAGATYLDSTGEAGFLRWLFEELGPRAERAEVAMVPAFGYDYVPGNLAAALALREAGDAAVRVDVGYFVTGGRAALSGGTLASAVGISSDASFGWRSGRLVTERTATRVRSFAIPGGQRRAVSIGGTEQLALPRWAPRLREVNVYLGWMGPLARPAQVLSLVTSGVVRIPGAPAALSWVGRRLAPGSTGGPDAGARAKTRSHVVAEAFDRGGQRLARVDLDGPDPYGLTAELLAWGAQQAAAGRVIRTGLVGPVEAFGLDGLAAGAAEVGLRPEAAPAAP
- a CDS encoding RNA polymerase-binding protein RbpA, which codes for MTALRGFGLTSHSYETDEHVVPVPMTPESYHCPVGHVVTLQFSAEAEEIPETWDCPKCGRTAHRDETAARRLGGTADGVALNSPRTSASGKTHWDMLLERRSVDELEALLKERLELLRA
- a CDS encoding decarboxylase, with the protein product MGPSEHDPLGLRADAPVLDAYLSFLESEPLPFTIPGHKQRTNLVGTVVRGDVPLFGGVDTTRLAAGVLAEGERRAARLWGADVCRFSVGGSTHGNQALALAVGRPGGRVVVSRTLHRSLLLGLVLAGLEPVWVRPWLDPVSGLPGEVPVDAVRSALERHPDAQAVFLGDPSYVGGVGDLRGHAEVAHDHGVPLIVDAAWGAHFGFHPALPAHALAQGADALVTSAHKTLPAYTQGALVLARMDRIEPARLDRAFEATHTTSPAGAVLASIDAARALLARDGLALLDLLVRRVAQARRQLTAAIPGLVVLDGPWVDPTRLVLLLSGTGASGYAVEEQLLGRRMPLELADRDTVVAMVTLADDEQTIGTLVDALMAAVRGCAGPPREVRPSPAWSVDPEQVVSPREAFFAPHRTLPVEDAVGRVCAELVAPYPPGVPVLAPGERVTEAAVWALRQARADGARIAYAADPTLATVQVL